The following proteins are encoded in a genomic region of Thermodesulfobacteriota bacterium:
- a CDS encoding acyl-CoA dehydrogenase family protein produces MIHLTEEQEMIRKTVRKLAEEKLTPIAVRIDKTGEFSREVVALFEEYDLLRLKLPKKYGGLETDHTTYYLVIEEIARVCASSSMLVATQGSCLTTLLVSVNEEQEERFFSRLGKGNVIMSWVLTEPNAGSDVGSMRTRAVLDGDHYIVNGSKCFITAGGVADMYTAFFRTSGEKGTKGLSGFVVDKETPGFSIGKIEDKLGMRGSQTSELVFEDARVPKENLLGKEGSGWNILIESIKETRLGIASQALGIAQGALDYATRYSKERVQFGRPISKNQAIQFMLADMKIQVEASRALIYQTASMLDRGIRDILPYAAMAKCMASDTAMRVTTDAVQILGGYGYMKDYPVERMMRDAKSTQIIEGTNQIQRMIIAKSMLD; encoded by the coding sequence ATGATTCACCTTACAGAAGAACAGGAGATGATACGTAAAACAGTCAGGAAACTTGCTGAAGAGAAACTTACGCCTATTGCAGTCAGGATCGATAAAACAGGTGAATTTTCCAGGGAGGTGGTAGCCCTCTTTGAGGAATACGATCTATTAAGGCTGAAACTTCCTAAAAAATACGGGGGATTAGAAACAGATCATACAACATATTATCTGGTTATAGAGGAGATCGCCAGGGTTTGTGCTTCATCCTCTATGCTGGTCGCTACACAGGGGTCGTGCCTGACTACCCTTTTAGTAAGTGTGAATGAAGAACAGGAAGAGCGATTTTTTAGCCGCCTTGGTAAGGGAAATGTAATTATGAGCTGGGTTCTTACCGAGCCCAATGCAGGGTCTGATGTAGGTTCTATGCGGACAAGGGCTGTCCTGGACGGAGACCATTACATCGTTAATGGCTCCAAGTGTTTTATTACTGCCGGGGGAGTTGCCGATATGTACACGGCATTTTTTAGAACAAGTGGCGAGAAGGGAACGAAAGGACTATCAGGATTTGTAGTGGATAAGGAGACTCCGGGGTTTAGTATAGGCAAGATAGAAGATAAACTGGGTATGCGCGGGTCTCAAACCTCGGAACTGGTTTTCGAGGATGCAAGGGTGCCCAAAGAGAACCTCCTTGGTAAGGAAGGAAGTGGCTGGAATATTCTTATCGAGTCCATAAAGGAGACCAGATTGGGTATAGCGTCTCAGGCACTGGGTATTGCACAGGGTGCATTGGACTATGCAACACGTTATTCTAAAGAGAGAGTCCAGTTTGGCAGACCAATATCTAAAAATCAAGCTATCCAGTTCATGCTTGCCGATATGAAAATACAGGTTGAGGCATCTAGGGCATTGATATATCAGACTGCTTCTATGTTAGATCGTGGTATAAGAGATATCCTTCCATATGCTGCTATGGCAAAGTGTATGGCTTCAGATACAGCCATGAGGGTTACTACCGACGCAGTACAGATACTCGGTGGTTATGGTTATATGAAGGACTATCCTGTGGAGCGGATGATGAGAGACGCCAAGTCCACCCAGATTATCGAAGGGACAAATCAGATCCAGAGAATGATTATAGCCAAATCTATGCTTGACTGA
- a CDS encoding alpha/beta hydrolase — protein MPFLNINSIDIYYFTGKTGIVKGRKNLLFIHGAGGSHKMWLKQLHHFQGNYNPIAIELPGHGKSMGDGEKEIGSYTEWMKEIIEALSLDNCFLIGHSMGGAITMDFSLKYPKYLNGILLVGTGARLRVNPMILDSIRNDFYNAVELICRFGFSKDAPANLIEEGRKVMLKSRPDVLYGDFFACNNFDIIERIEEISIPALILCGSEDKMAPTKYTYYLNERIKVSQLKIIEDAGHMVMLEKPREFNEAVEGFLRFPNIEMA, from the coding sequence ATGCCTTTTCTGAATATTAATAGTATAGATATATATTATTTTACCGGGAAAACCGGGATTGTTAAGGGCAGGAAAAATCTGCTGTTCATCCATGGCGCCGGGGGGAGTCATAAAATGTGGCTGAAGCAACTCCATCATTTTCAAGGCAACTATAACCCCATAGCTATTGAACTGCCAGGTCATGGTAAATCAATGGGAGATGGAGAAAAAGAGATTGGCAGCTACACAGAATGGATGAAAGAGATAATCGAGGCACTGTCCTTAGACAACTGTTTCCTGATAGGCCATTCCATGGGAGGAGCAATTACCATGGACTTTTCATTAAAATACCCTAAATATCTGAATGGTATACTTCTGGTGGGTACAGGGGCAAGGTTAAGGGTCAACCCCATGATCCTCGACAGCATCAGAAATGATTTCTATAATGCTGTAGAATTGATATGCAGATTCGGATTTTCCAAAGACGCACCGGCAAATCTCATAGAAGAAGGAAGGAAAGTGATGCTTAAATCCAGACCAGATGTTCTATATGGTGATTTTTTCGCATGCAACAACTTCGATATAATAGAAAGGATAGAGGAAATAAGCATCCCTGCACTGATATTATGCGGCAGCGAGGACAAAATGGCTCCCACAAAATACACCTATTATCTAAATGAAAGGATAAAGGTATCTCAGCTAAAAATCATAGAGGATGCCGGCCACATGGTTATGCTGGAAAAGCCCAGGGAATTTAATGAGGCAGTGGAAGGGTTCTTGAGATTCCCGAATATAGAAATGGCATAA
- a CDS encoding TetR/AcrR family transcriptional regulator encodes MGIAERKEKEKQKRRQDIINAACEVISEKGLGKATVDDVSERVELAKGTIYLYFKTKEELFMSIFIKGLDNLLDKYRETADLDLKPAEMLDRLALSYYRYYKEDINYIKTSAYLLHEDIMDKIPPELSDEINRKAGMALKILRGVIQKGIDQGDFIEVDPRHIARILWGLSIGIVQTTVMRVHLNVPEDDVSELLVSTFNLVKRGLLRNQSRI; translated from the coding sequence ATGGGTATAGCAGAGAGAAAAGAGAAGGAAAAACAGAAGAGAAGACAGGATATAATAAATGCTGCATGTGAGGTCATTTCTGAAAAGGGGCTTGGTAAGGCAACTGTGGATGATGTATCAGAGAGGGTAGAGCTGGCAAAGGGGACCATCTATCTCTATTTTAAAACGAAAGAAGAGTTATTCATGTCTATTTTTATAAAGGGGCTTGATAACTTACTGGATAAATATAGAGAAACAGCCGATCTGGATTTGAAACCTGCCGAGATGCTGGATAGGTTAGCTCTCTCATATTACCGGTACTATAAAGAGGACATTAATTATATAAAAACCTCTGCATATTTACTCCATGAGGACATTATGGATAAGATACCCCCTGAATTGTCGGATGAGATCAACAGAAAGGCAGGTATGGCCCTGAAGATTTTGAGGGGGGTAATCCAAAAAGGTATTGACCAAGGGGATTTCATAGAAGTAGACCCCCGCCACATAGCCCGTATTCTGTGGGGGTTATCTATAGGTATTGTTCAAACTACGGTTATGAGAGTTCATCTCAATGTCCCAGAAGATGATGTAAGTGAGCTTCTTGTCTCCACTTTTAAT
- a CDS encoding cobalamin-dependent protein (Presence of a B(12) (cobalamin)-binding domain implies dependence on cobalamin itself, in one of its several forms, or in some unusual lineages, dependence on a cobalamin-like analog.), whose protein sequence is METAKKEKVRALLTRHVFEGHDIGLRTIVNRCKESGIEVIYYPRFREFDEVVKIAEEEDVNLIGISSSTGAHLYLSKGLISKLKEKGMVVPVIIGGIIPDKDTSTLKELGVAGVFGPGSHPEEVASFILKLLDGH, encoded by the coding sequence ATGGAAACAGCTAAAAAAGAAAAGGTCAGAGCATTATTGACACGGCATGTTTTTGAAGGCCACGATATAGGTTTGAGAACTATTGTAAACAGGTGTAAGGAGTCAGGGATAGAAGTGATATACTATCCCAGATTCAGGGAGTTCGACGAAGTTGTGAAGATTGCAGAAGAAGAGGATGTGAACCTTATTGGGATAAGCTCTTCAACAGGGGCACACCTTTATTTATCAAAGGGTTTGATTTCAAAATTGAAAGAGAAGGGTATGGTTGTGCCGGTTATAATTGGCGGCATAATCCCTGATAAAGATACCTCTACACTAAAAGAGCTGGGGGTGGCTGGTGTATTTGGTCCCGGTTCACACCCTGAGGAAGTCGCCAGTTTTATATTAAAGTTACTGGATGGACATTAA